In Ascaphus truei isolate aAscTru1 unplaced genomic scaffold, aAscTru1.hap1 HAP1_SCAFFOLD_1563, whole genome shotgun sequence, the following proteins share a genomic window:
- the SLC7A8 gene encoding large neutral amino acids transporter small subunit 2 isoform X2, protein MCISRSALDLGELCQRAMGHQSSGHLHRRQTPGAGSHHHHGDSADLQRNLPRAIFISIPLVTFVYVFANIAYVTAMSPQELLASNAVAVTFGEKLLGVMAWIMPISVALSTFGGVNGSLFTSSRLFFAGAREGHLPSVLAMIHIKRCTPIPALLFTCLSTLLMLVTSDMYTLINYVGFINYLFYGVTVAGQIVLRWKKPDISRPIKVNLMFPVIYLLFWAFLLVFSLWSEPVVCGIGLAIMLTGVPVYFLGVTWQNKPQCFNNFVDSMTRAGQKLCVVVYPQMSTKEEDVSEETKEQRAPIYKPGSEGEDGAHA, encoded by the exons ATGTGTATCTCCCGCAGTGCTCTTGACCTGGGTGAATTGTGCCAGCGTGCGATGGGCCACCAGAGTTCAGGACATCTTCACCGCCGGCAAACTCCTGGCGCTGGGTCTCATCATCATCATGGGGATAGTGCAGATCTGCAAAG GAACCTGCCCCGGGCCATCTTTATTTCCATACCTCTCGTCACCTTTGTGTACGTCTTTGCCAACATCGCATACGTCACAGCGATGTCCCCTCAGGAGCTCCTGGCATCCAACGCAGTGGCTGTG ACATTCGGAGAGAAGTTGCTGGGGGTCATGGCGTGGATAATGCCGATCTCTGTGGCTCTCTCCACATTTGGGGGAGTCAATGGTTCCCTCTTTACCTCATCCAG GTTATTCTTTGCGGGCGCCAGAGAAGGACATTTACCCAGCGTGCTGGCGATGATCCACATCAAGCGCTGCACCCCCATCCCCGCGCTGCTCTTCACG tGCCTCTCCACCCTGTTGATGCTGGTGACCAGTGACATGTACACTCTTATTAATTACGTCGGCTTCATCAATTACCTGTTTTACGGGGTGACGGTGGCCGGACAGATCGTCCTGCGCTGGAAGAAGCCGGACATCTCTCGGCCCATCAAG GTGAACCTCATGTTCCCGGTGATCTACCTCCTGTTCTGGGCCTTCTTGCTGGTGTTCAGCCTCTGGTCGGAGCCTGTGGTGTGTGGGATCGGCCTGGCCATCATGCTCACCGGGGTCCCCGTCTACTTCCTGGGGGTGACCTGGCAGAACAAGCCCCAGTGCTTCAATAACTTCGTGG ACTCCATGACCCGCGCCGGACAGAAGCTGTGCGTGGTCGTGTACCCGCAGATGTCCACGAAGGAAGAGGACGTGAGCGAGGAGACCAAGGAGCAGCGCGCCCCCATCTACAAGCCAGGGTCCGAGGGGGAGGACGGAGCCCACGCCTGA
- the SLC7A8 gene encoding large neutral amino acids transporter small subunit 2 isoform X1 produces MGIVQICKGEYFWLEPKNAFQNFQEPDIGLIALAFLQGSFAYGGWNFLNYVTEELVDPYKNLPRAIFISIPLVTFVYVFANIAYVTAMSPQELLASNAVAVTFGEKLLGVMAWIMPISVALSTFGGVNGSLFTSSRLFFAGAREGHLPSVLAMIHIKRCTPIPALLFTCLSTLLMLVTSDMYTLINYVGFINYLFYGVTVAGQIVLRWKKPDISRPIKVNLMFPVIYLLFWAFLLVFSLWSEPVVCGIGLAIMLTGVPVYFLGVTWQNKPQCFNNFVDSMTRAGQKLCVVVYPQMSTKEEDVSEETKEQRAPIYKPGSEGEDGAHA; encoded by the exons ATGGGGATAGTGCAGATCTGCAAAG GTGAGTATTTCTGGCTGGAGCCCAAGAACGCGTTTCAGAACTTCCAGGAGCCGGACATCGGGCTGATCGCGCTGGCGTTCCTGCAGGGCTCGTTCGCCTACGGGGGGTGGAACTTCCTGAACTACGTCACCGAGGAGCTGGTGGATCCCTACAA GAACCTGCCCCGGGCCATCTTTATTTCCATACCTCTCGTCACCTTTGTGTACGTCTTTGCCAACATCGCATACGTCACAGCGATGTCCCCTCAGGAGCTCCTGGCATCCAACGCAGTGGCTGTG ACATTCGGAGAGAAGTTGCTGGGGGTCATGGCGTGGATAATGCCGATCTCTGTGGCTCTCTCCACATTTGGGGGAGTCAATGGTTCCCTCTTTACCTCATCCAG GTTATTCTTTGCGGGCGCCAGAGAAGGACATTTACCCAGCGTGCTGGCGATGATCCACATCAAGCGCTGCACCCCCATCCCCGCGCTGCTCTTCACG tGCCTCTCCACCCTGTTGATGCTGGTGACCAGTGACATGTACACTCTTATTAATTACGTCGGCTTCATCAATTACCTGTTTTACGGGGTGACGGTGGCCGGACAGATCGTCCTGCGCTGGAAGAAGCCGGACATCTCTCGGCCCATCAAG GTGAACCTCATGTTCCCGGTGATCTACCTCCTGTTCTGGGCCTTCTTGCTGGTGTTCAGCCTCTGGTCGGAGCCTGTGGTGTGTGGGATCGGCCTGGCCATCATGCTCACCGGGGTCCCCGTCTACTTCCTGGGGGTGACCTGGCAGAACAAGCCCCAGTGCTTCAATAACTTCGTGG ACTCCATGACCCGCGCCGGACAGAAGCTGTGCGTGGTCGTGTACCCGCAGATGTCCACGAAGGAAGAGGACGTGAGCGAGGAGACCAAGGAGCAGCGCGCCCCCATCTACAAGCCAGGGTCCGAGGGGGAGGACGGAGCCCACGCCTGA
- the CEBPE gene encoding CCAAT/enhancer-binding protein epsilon: MSQSSYYECEKRSQSCSGYPVHLGSHHADLGGSSLCEPETSVDLSTYIETEEELLSDLFPLKQDRAKGMYPYLPPEGLTPAALYGYPPGLAPDPRLGGYESGGVIVKEETRGPHRGAYNTLQYQAAQCGQTSVHLSQSLEGGHPALRVLKGGLSRGLPAPPLKESSLKSKKSLSKDSLEYRLRRERNNIAVRKSRDKAKRRNLETQQRALEFMAENEKLRVRVQQLSQELDALRGVFRQIPEAAALVKGTGGCS; the protein is encoded by the exons ATGTCCCAGAGCAGTTACTATGAGTGTGAGAAAAGGAGTCAGAGTTGCTCGGGGTACCCTGTGCATTTGGGGAGCCACCACGCAGACCTTGGTGGGAGCAGCCTGTGTGAACCCGAGACTTCGGTGGACTTGTCCACGTACATCGAGACGGAGGAGGAACTTCTGTCCGACCTGTTCCCCCTGAAACAGGACCGAGCGAAAGGGATGTACCCCTATCTGCCCCCCGAGGGGCTGACTCCGGCGGCTTTGTACGGATACCCGCCCGGCCTGGCTCCGGACCCCCGGTTAGGGGGGTATGAGAGTGGGGGAGTGATCGTTAAGGAGGAGACCCGCGGACCTCACAGAGGGGCGTATAACACTCTGCAGTACCAGGCAGCGCAGTGCGGCCAGACCTCAGTGCACCTCTCCCAGTCTCTGGAGGGGGGACACCCCGCTCTGAGGGTCCTAAAG gGGGGACTCTCCAGGGGGTTACCCGCCCCCCCCTTGAAGGAGTCGTCCCTCAAGAGCAAGAAGTCTCTGAGCAAGGACAGCCTGGAATACCGACTGCGCCGCGAGCGGAACAACATCGCCGTGCGCAAGAGCCGCGACAAGGCCAAGCGCCGGAACCTGGAGACGCAGCAGCGCGCGCTCGAGTTCATGGCGGAGAACGAGAAGCTGCGCGTGCGCGTCCAGCAGCTGAGCCAGGAGCTCGACGCCCTGCGCGGCGTCTTCCGACAGATCCCCGAGGCCGCCGCGCTCGTCAAGGGGACCGGGGGGTGCAGCTGA